In Bogoriella caseilytica, the genomic window GGTGCACCGGCAGTGGGCCATAGCCGTGACGGCGCAGGGCGGGCATCAGGCCAAGCAGGACGAGATCACGTCCCACGATCACCACCACCAGCCACCAGGGCACGAACTCGCGCCAGGCCAAGCCGAGCAGAGTGACCAGGATGTAGAGCCGATCGGCGGCCGGGTCGAGCAATTGCCCCAGCCTCGAGATCTGGTTGAAGGCCCGGGCGATGACGCCATCCACCCAATCGGTGAATCCCGCCACCACGAGCACCACGATCGCAGCGATGTCGCGCTCGGTGAAGATCAACACCGCGAACACCGGAATCAGCACCAGCCGGAACATGGAGATGATGTTGGGAACGGTCCACACACGATCGCCGATCGTCTCAGGTGCCGCAGTGTCGTGTCCCACACGTAGAGCGTAACCTCGCAGGATGCGCTTCGGACTCTTCATTCCTCAAGGCTGGCGTTTCGACCTCGCCGGCGTTCCCGAATCCGACCACTGGTCCACGATGTCCTCCCGGGCTCAGCGCGCGGATGCTCAGCCGGCCTGGGAGTCGATCTGGGTCTACGACCACTTCCACACCACGCCTGTGCCCTCGGAGGAAGCCACGCACGAGGCCTGGTCCCTCATGGCCGGGCTCGGAGCCGCCACCTCGCGCGTGCGGCTCGGGCAGATGTGCACGTGCATGGCCTACCGGAACCCGATGTATCTCGCCAAAGCGGCGGCCACGGTGGACCACATCAGCGGCGGGCGCTTGGAGATGGGCATCGGCGGGGGCTGGTACGAGCACGAATGGCGCGCCTACGGCTACGGCTTCCCTCGCGCCGGGGTGCGACTGAAGATGCTGGACGAGGGGGTGCAGATCTTCCGGCAAGCCTGGAGCGAGGGCGTGGCCACCTTCGACGGCGAGCACTACCAGGTCGACGGCGCCATCTGCCGGCCCCTGCCCCTGCAGAAGGGCGGTATCCCGTTGTGGATCGCCGGCGGCGGGGAAAAGGTGACCTTGAAGATCGCGGCGAGGTACGCGCAGTACACCAACTTCGACGGCACGCCGGAAGGCTTCGCGCACAAGAGTGAGATCCTGCGCGAGCACTGCCGCGAGGTCGGCACCGACTTCGGCGCGATCACCCGCTCCGCGAACTACAACGTGATGATCGGCGCGGACGAGGCAGAGCTGCGTGAGCGCGAACAGGAGTTCGCGGCGCGACTGGGCCAGCACCTGAGCGACGAGCAGCTCGCAGGTCAGGTTTCCGGCTACCAAGGCATGCCGGCCCACGGCACTCCGGAGCAGATCGTGGAGAAGCTCACCGAGGTCAAGAACCTGGGCATGGAGTACGGCATCTTCTACTTCTCCGACGCCGCGTACTCCACCGGGCAGATGGAACTCTTCGAGCGCGAGGTGCTCCCCCACCTGGCCTAGAAGGGCGTGTCCCTGGCCGAGAACAGCATGTCCCTGGCCTAGAAGAGCGTGTCGGCCTCGGCCTGCTGGTGAGTCGCTCCAGCCTGGTCGCCGGACTGACTCCCGGCGTCCCCGGCCAGCATCGCGGCGACGTCGGGGAAGTCGGCCTGGCCGGCCTGCGCGCGCTGCGCTGCCCCGACGGCGAGGGCGTCCGCCCGCTCGTTGTGCACGTCCCCGGCGTGGCCCCGCACCCATTCGAAGTCGGTGCGCCCCGTTCGGGACTCGACCAGCTCGAGGATGCCGCGGATCAGTTCGAGGTTCTCGGGCCGTTTGCCGTCACCCTTGCGCCAGCCGCGGCGCCGCCAGCTGGGAGCCCAGGTCGTGATCACCTTGATGGCGTACTGGGAGTCGGCCCGGATCAGCACATCGACCTCCGGGCCGAGGTGACGCAATGCCTGACGCACGGCAAGGAGTTCGCCGATGTTGTTGGTGCCCCGGGCCAAGGATCCGGAGCCGCACTCCTCGCTGACCTGATCCACCCATCCCCAGCCGGTCGGTCCGGGATTACCCAGGGCCGAACCATCGGTGGCCACGATTCGCACGGGTGTGCCTGCAGGGGAAGCGCTCATGGGGCACGATCGTTGCATGGATTCTGCTGCTCCCGCGATGTCCGCCTCCCCCGGCTCGGTCCGCCCGAGC contains:
- a CDS encoding CDP-alcohol phosphatidyltransferase family protein, which codes for MGHDTAAPETIGDRVWTVPNIISMFRLVLIPVFAVLIFTERDIAAIVVLVVAGFTDWVDGVIARAFNQISRLGQLLDPAADRLYILVTLLGLAWREFVPWWLVVVIVGRDLVLLGLMPALRRHGYGPLPVHLAGKAGTFALMYAFPLLLLGSLEGTAGELAWVFGWACALWGIGLYWFAAFVYTEQTWRIVRGAHSDSSVRAAEVS
- a CDS encoding LLM class F420-dependent oxidoreductase encodes the protein MRFGLFIPQGWRFDLAGVPESDHWSTMSSRAQRADAQPAWESIWVYDHFHTTPVPSEEATHEAWSLMAGLGAATSRVRLGQMCTCMAYRNPMYLAKAAATVDHISGGRLEMGIGGGWYEHEWRAYGYGFPRAGVRLKMLDEGVQIFRQAWSEGVATFDGEHYQVDGAICRPLPLQKGGIPLWIAGGGEKVTLKIAARYAQYTNFDGTPEGFAHKSEILREHCREVGTDFGAITRSANYNVMIGADEAELREREQEFAARLGQHLSDEQLAGQVSGYQGMPAHGTPEQIVEKLTEVKNLGMEYGIFYFSDAAYSTGQMELFEREVLPHLA
- a CDS encoding ribonuclease H family protein, which codes for MSASPAGTPVRIVATDGSALGNPGPTGWGWVDQVSEECGSGSLARGTNNIGELLAVRQALRHLGPEVDVLIRADSQYAIKVITTWAPSWRRRGWRKGDGKRPENLELIRGILELVESRTGRTDFEWVRGHAGDVHNERADALAVGAAQRAQAGQADFPDVAAMLAGDAGSQSGDQAGATHQQAEADTLF